From the Microplitis mediator isolate UGA2020A chromosome 6, iyMicMedi2.1, whole genome shotgun sequence genome, one window contains:
- the LOC130670102 gene encoding adenosine 5'-monophosphoramidase HINT3-like, whose product MATFQEGCVFCKIIKGESPSESIYEDDDLICIKDINPASDHHYLIIPKNHIANAKELKPEDEPLYDKIVDTVEVVAAQQGLDLGATRTGFHWPPFNTVNHLHLHVIYPVEKMGFIKRQMFKPNSMWFVSTDYVKSRFNLTS is encoded by the exons atggCTACTTTTCAAGAAGGTTGTGTTttctgtaaaataattaaaggcgAATCGCCTTCCGAGAGCATTTACGAG gATGATGACTTGATTTGTATAAAAGATATAAACCCAGCATCAGATCATCATTATCTGATAATTCCAAAGAATCATATCGCGAATGCCAAAGAATTGAAACCTGAAGACGAACCTCTGT ATGACAAAATAGTTGATACTGTTGAAGTTGTAGCGGCGCAGCAGGGCCTTGATCTTGGAGCAACTCGGACAGGTTTCCACTGGCCTCCTTTCAATACCGTAAATCATTTACATTTACATGTTATATATCCCGTTGAAAAAATGGGATTTATTAAGCGACAAATGTTTAAACCGAACTCCATGTGGTTCGTAAGT aCTGATTACGTGAAATCCCGCTTCAATTTGACGAGTTAA
- the LOC130670578 gene encoding putative ankyrin repeat protein RF_0381 — MSSVTSSDITSSNQVRDKDKNCDLNESEVSVISSKNRVPRPAVENKLRTMAESLRKNGVELLLKSSCLEGGLLKYAARFGNIKLVKLRIQHGADVNGSGRKGSSPLHLAAQYGHHEIVKLLIQNGARVDSVLTGPIKNGYTPLHLACLNNKIKCVKVLLRYGASVTPKCADVYHPIHFAVFKNYVEVAALLLNNGADVNLRFNNKFFRNKWDEKILWKDMDLTLLHYSIARKDKEMTALLLEYGADIHLNTRSNKTSLMHAVEANDPELVKSFLAKGANPNDQDIYGKPVVFFAVLNANNQFIYYNRQEFLSCNEKSEVIQILYAAGADVNAKFRSNGSSNSLVYYTCMYGQFNITLFILHHTNFDWRNIDVPTIMVTKFIAEAISPNDRHDFKYISSLKKNLDLSRTVLLYYTFSRHMIGLPVKEEVLSAIYSSEQNMSQLIC; from the exons atgtcgAGTGTTACAAGCAGTGATATTACTTCAAGTAATCAAGTTCGAGATAAAGATAAGAATTGCGATTTAAATGAATCAGAAGTTTCGGTGATCTCAAGTAAAAATCGAGTTCCAAGGCCGGCAGTCGAGAACAAGCTACGAACAATGGCGGAATCGCTGAGAAAAAACGGAGTTGAATTACTTCTCAAAAGTAGTTGTTTAGAAGGAGGATTACTTAAATATGCCGCCCGATTTGGAAATATTAAACTGGTCAAGCTGCGGATTCAACATGGTGCAGATGTTAATGGTTCAGGACGAAAAGGCAGTTCTCCACTTCACTTGGCAGCCCAGTATGGACATCACGAGATTGTTAAACTTCTAATCCAAAATGGTGCGCGAGTCGATTCTGTTTTAACTGGAccaataaaaaatggatataCGCCGCTACATCTTGCttgtttaaacaataaaattaagtgTGTAAAAGTTCTATTGAGGTATGGAGCAAGTGTTACCCCAAAATGCGCCGATGTTTACCATCCAATCCACTTCGCGGTATTTAAGAACTATGTTGAAGTAGCGGCGTTGCTTTTGAACAATGGCGCGGACGTGAATCTACGattcaacaataaattttttcgtaacaaATGGGACGAAAAGATTTTGTGGAAGGACATGGATTTAACGCTGTTACACTACTCGATTGCTCGAAAAGACAAAGAAATGACAGCATTATTGTTGGAGTATGGAGCtgatattcatttaaatacgaggtcaaataaaacatcattGATGCACGCTGTTGAAGCAAATGATCCCGAGCTGGTTAAATCATTTTTGGCGAAAGGTGCAAACCCCAACGATCAAGATATTTATGGTAAACCAGTAGTGTTTTTCGCGGTCTTAAATGccaataatcaatttatttattacaatagaCAAGAATTTTTATCCTGTAATGAGAAATCGGAAgtcatacaaattttatacGCTGCCGGAGCTGACGTCAATGCGAAATTTCGATCGAATGGATCTTCTAATTCACTTGTTTACTACACGTGTATGTATGGACAGTTCAACATCACTCTATTTATACTTCATCATACCAATTTCGATTGGCGGAACATTGATGTTCCAACAATTATggtaacaaaatttatagCGGAAGCTATTTCCCCAAATGATCGACAtgattttaaatacatttcatctcttaagaaaaatttagatctttCGAGAACAGTATTATTGTACTACACTTTTAGTAGACACATGATTGGTTTACCAGTAAAAGAAGAAGTATTATCAGCAATATACTCTTCAGAGCAAAACATGAGCCAA TTGATTTGTTAA
- the LOC130670266 gene encoding uncharacterized protein LOC130670266 isoform X5, which produces MEAARYWGVHYSGGMAGQHYCLRWNNYQSNMTSVFHQLLQTEAFVDVTLACNEASLKAHKSLLKTADQLKIKGLCEVPESKEAPATVSLSSSPREPGGGASRFNYAKLKRHHPKYKRQRTGFAGGVAGVGEAAVGGGAGRPTSTDSRGQYDRYKEEDNENTGAGGFGCENDKENHRGDWQTEDEECGGDAAVILESCQRDTNNGNGTNNNNGDMFCHTGLGHYGHHPDPGEVDLPPETQPTPPSATLVGTTITHLRDTDNHSTDIQNCDNVKIKFETLHTMDSSDTIDIDSHMSDCASVSSKHAAEGDNMMMITPELLGLMPSGSSVHSNSGENNSRSHSGGSGHHHGSKSWTQEDMDAALDALRNHDMSLTKASATFGIPSTTLWQRAHRLGIDTPKKDGPTKSWSDESLNNALEALRTGTISANKASKAFGIPSSTLYKIARREGIRLAAPFNASPTTWSPADLDRALEAIRSGQTSVQRASTEFGIPTGTLYGRCKREGIELSRSNPTPWSEDAMTEALEAVRLGHMSINQAAIHYNLPYSSLYGRFKRGKYEEPAAELSQDGTNPHFHQSPHHNHSSSLPDQMPYQGS; this is translated from the exons tcactATTGAAAACGGcggatcaattaaaaataaaaggacTCTGCGAAGTGCCGGAGAGTAAGGAAGCGCCAGCAACAGTAAGCTTGAGCTCGTCACCACGAGAACCAGGAGGTGGTGCATCGAGATTCAATTACGCTAAACTTAAGAGACATCACCCAAAGTACAAACGACAGCGAACGGGATTCGCTGGTGGAGTTGCTGGCGTTGGAGAGGCTGCTGTTGGAGGAGGAGCTGGAAGACCGACTAGCACTGACTCGAGGGGACAATACGACAGGTACAAAGAGGAGGATAACGAGAACACTGGGGCTGGAGGATTCGGCTGTGAAAACGACAAAGAG AATCACCGGGGTGACTGGCAGACGGAGGATGAGGAGTGCGGAGGAGACGCAGCAGTAATCCTGGAATCCTGCCAGCGAGACACCAACAACGGTAACGGCACAAACAACAATAACG gtGACATGTTCTGTCACACAGGTCTAGGTCATTACGGTCACCATCCGGATCCAGGCGAAGTCGACTTACCACCAGAGACTCAGCCGACGCCGCCGAGTGCCACCCTCGTCGGTACCACTATCACACATCTCAGGGATACTGATAACCATTCTACAG aTATACAAAATTGTGATaacgtcaaaataaaatttgaaacacTTCACACGATGGATTCATCAGACACAATAGACATTGACAGTCATATGTCGGATTGTGCGAGCGTTAGTTCTAAACATGCAGCTGAGGGTGACAATATGATGATGATAACACCCGAATTATTGGGTTTGATGCCGTCCGGCAGTTCAGTTCATTCAAATTCCGGTGAAAACAATTCACGGAGTCACTCGGGAGGCTCCGGACATCATCATGGCTCTAAATCATGGACACAGGAAGACATGGACGCTGCACTTGACGCCCTCAGGAATCACGACATGAGTTTAACAAAAGCTTCGG CGACATTCGGAATCCCATCGACGACATTGTGGCAGCGCGCCCACCGACTGGGCATCGACACTCCAAAGAAAGACGGACCCACTAAATCCTGGAGCGACGAGAGTCTGAACAACGCGTTGGAGGCTCTAAGGACGGGAACTATTTCCGCGAACAAAGCGTCGAAGGCCTTCGGAATACCCTCGAGTACGCTGTACAAAATAGCCAGGAGAGAGGGCATAAGATTGGCGGCTCCATTCAACGCGAGTCCCACCACTTGGTCGCCGGCGGATCTTGACAGAGCTCTTGAGGCAATAAGGTCTGGCCAGACTTCTGTACAAAGAGCTTCCACCGAATTCGGTATACCCACGGGTACTCTCTACGGGAGATGTAAACGAGAGGGAATTGAATTGAGTCGGAGTAATCCAACTCCTTGGAGTGAGGATGCTATGACCGAAGCTCTCGAAGCTGTCAG gtTGGGTCACATGAGTATAAATCAAGCGGCGATTCATTACAATCTCCCATACTCATCTCTCTACGGTCGTTTCAAACGCGGCAAGTATGAAGAACCAGCCGCAGAATTATCCCAAGACGGTACAAATCCCCACTTCCACCAGAGCCCGCACCACAATCACTCATCTTCACTTCCCGATCAAATGCCTTATCAGGGCAGCTGA